The following proteins come from a genomic window of Gordonia westfalica:
- a CDS encoding type 1 glutamine amidotransferase, producing MTDDRPRVLEIRHADSEPPGSYGPPLHDLADVTTLRIWREPVPTDLSGFDAIVTLGGAMGVGDVQRIPWIVDEIDLLRRALGLGIPIWGVCLGAQMLAAALGGDVYTSTDPEVGIHSVTLNDAAATDPVWGFAAGTALEPAAGTVPTEFDVVQWHFDTFTLPPGATLLASSAMCVNQLYRHGNSYGVQFHLEAGGQLVGEWLDSPGSRSLITETIGAEATDRFAADAADTESVTVPLARTVLTRWLSGLTRG from the coding sequence GGTTCCTACGGCCCACCGCTCCACGATCTCGCCGACGTGACGACGCTGCGGATCTGGCGCGAACCCGTACCCACCGACCTCAGCGGATTCGACGCCATCGTGACCCTCGGTGGCGCAATGGGAGTCGGTGACGTACAGCGCATCCCGTGGATCGTCGATGAGATCGATCTGCTGCGACGCGCACTCGGTCTCGGCATCCCGATCTGGGGCGTATGCCTGGGCGCGCAGATGCTGGCTGCCGCACTGGGCGGGGACGTGTACACGAGCACGGATCCCGAGGTCGGCATCCACTCCGTCACCCTGAACGACGCAGCGGCCACCGACCCCGTGTGGGGCTTCGCGGCCGGTACGGCCCTCGAACCCGCCGCCGGCACCGTGCCCACGGAATTCGACGTCGTGCAATGGCATTTCGACACGTTCACCCTGCCGCCCGGTGCGACACTGCTGGCGTCGTCGGCGATGTGTGTCAATCAGCTGTACCGCCACGGGAATTCGTACGGCGTGCAGTTCCACCTCGAGGCCGGCGGACAACTCGTCGGTGAGTGGCTCGACTCGCCGGGGTCCCGGTCGCTGATCACCGAGACGATCGGCGCCGAGGCCACCGACCGGTTCGCCGCCGACGCCGCGGACACGGAATCGGTCACCGTGCCGCTGGCGCGCACGGTGCTGACCCGGTGGCTGAGCGGTCTCACACGGGGGTGA
- a CDS encoding NAD(P)/FAD-dependent oxidoreductase yields the protein MWASQPTPRGVEMVARAAASPYWLDRDLRPEPRPRLVGETTADLLVIGGGFTGLWAAVQAAQRNPGRSVVLVERDRIAEHASGRNGGFCAASLTHGLGNGLQRFRDEMPTLLRMGRETLDAIEDTLDRLGIDADVERTGELDLATTDWQYDDLAETAAAGQALGEELVLLDAAAARERVDSPMVRGALYDPHVMIIDPAKLAFGLADAAERLGVRIFEDSEVLGLSSAGSSGGSVRARTGYGQVRAGRVVVATSASRALVRRLRLYTVPVWDYALMTEPLSDDRLASLGWSGREGLADSGPRFHYFRLTADNRILFGGWDAPYHFGSDDDPRRAHQPGEWALLGEHLLQMFPQLEGITATHTWGGVIDTCSRFCAFWDTSHGGRVVTAVGFTGLGVGASHFAAATALDLVDGLRTERTALEMVRRKPLPFPPEPVRWAGITLTRRQMARSERRNGRRGAWLTLLDRVGLGFDS from the coding sequence ATGTGGGCCTCGCAGCCGACCCCACGTGGTGTCGAGATGGTCGCGCGGGCCGCGGCCAGTCCCTACTGGCTCGACCGAGACCTGCGTCCCGAACCCCGGCCCCGGCTTGTCGGGGAGACCACCGCCGACCTGTTGGTGATCGGGGGTGGCTTCACCGGACTGTGGGCGGCGGTGCAAGCGGCACAGCGCAATCCGGGCCGATCGGTCGTGCTCGTCGAACGCGATCGGATCGCCGAACACGCCTCCGGACGCAACGGCGGCTTCTGCGCCGCCAGCCTCACGCATGGACTCGGCAACGGTCTGCAGCGTTTCCGCGACGAGATGCCGACGCTGCTGCGCATGGGCCGCGAGACGCTCGACGCCATCGAGGACACGCTCGACCGTCTGGGCATCGACGCCGACGTCGAGCGCACCGGCGAACTCGACCTCGCGACCACCGACTGGCAGTACGACGACCTCGCCGAGACGGCGGCAGCAGGTCAGGCGCTCGGTGAGGAACTCGTGCTGCTCGACGCGGCGGCGGCACGCGAGCGCGTCGACTCACCGATGGTCCGCGGCGCCCTCTACGACCCCCACGTCATGATCATCGATCCCGCCAAACTCGCGTTCGGTCTCGCCGACGCCGCGGAACGGCTCGGCGTCCGGATCTTCGAGGACAGCGAGGTGCTGGGGCTGTCGTCCGCGGGGTCCTCGGGTGGGTCGGTCCGTGCCCGGACGGGATACGGACAGGTGCGTGCCGGGCGGGTCGTGGTCGCGACGTCGGCGAGCCGGGCCCTGGTCCGCAGGTTGCGTCTCTACACGGTCCCCGTGTGGGACTACGCGCTCATGACCGAGCCGCTGTCCGACGACCGCCTCGCCTCGCTCGGCTGGTCCGGACGCGAGGGGCTCGCCGACAGCGGTCCACGGTTCCACTACTTCCGGCTCACCGCCGACAACCGGATCCTGTTCGGCGGCTGGGATGCGCCGTACCACTTCGGGTCCGACGACGACCCGCGCCGCGCCCACCAGCCCGGCGAGTGGGCACTGCTCGGCGAGCATCTGCTCCAGATGTTCCCGCAACTCGAGGGGATCACCGCGACGCACACATGGGGTGGGGTGATCGACACCTGCTCGCGGTTCTGCGCCTTCTGGGACACCTCGCACGGCGGGCGGGTGGTGACGGCGGTGGGCTTCACCGGGCTCGGCGTCGGTGCCTCGCATTTCGCCGCCGCGACCGCGCTGGACCTCGTCGACGGTCTGCGGACCGAACGCACCGCCCTGGAGATGGTGCGCCGCAAGCCGTTACCGTTCCCGCCTGAACCGGTCCGGTGGGCGGGCATCACCTTGACCCGCCGGCAGATGGCGCGCAGCGAACGCCGCAACGGGCGTCGGGGTGCGTGGCTCACCCTGCTGGACAGGGTCGGGCTGGGCTTCGACAGCTGA
- a CDS encoding gamma-aminobutyraldehyde dehydrogenase has translation MSSPTSIPSGWIDGKPHHSTGADHIVVNPATDDPVATVKLAGRGDVDAAVASARAAQPAWGGATPAERSGVLLAMARALTAESDVLIAEEVAHTGKPVRLATEFDVPGSIDNVEFFAGVARNLEGKASAEYSGDHTSSIRREPVGVVGTITPWNYPLQMAVWKVIPALAAGCAVVLKPAEITPLTTLTMARIATEAGLPDGVLNIVVGTGPDAGAHLAGHPGVDMVTFTGSSAVGRQVMAQAATTGARIQLELGGKAPFVVFDDADLQAAIHGAVAGSIINGGQDCTAATRAIVAPALYDDFVDGVADLMSSVVIGDPTDPATDLGSLISRRHREKVAGMVDRAREAGARVVTGGTVPDGPGAFYPPTLVADVAEDSEIYRDEVFGPVLTVSRFTDDDDAIRRANDTPYGLAASAWTRDVYRAQRASRKIRAGCVWINDHIPIISEMPHGGYGASGFGKDMSTYSLDEYLQIKHVMSDLHGVAEKEWHRTIFTLGDSKG, from the coding sequence ATGTCCTCACCAACCAGCATTCCGTCCGGCTGGATCGACGGTAAGCCCCATCACTCGACCGGTGCCGATCACATCGTGGTCAATCCTGCCACGGATGATCCGGTCGCGACCGTGAAACTCGCAGGTCGTGGCGATGTCGACGCCGCGGTTGCGAGCGCCCGCGCCGCACAGCCGGCCTGGGGCGGCGCCACCCCGGCCGAACGCTCGGGTGTGCTGCTCGCGATGGCGAGGGCGTTGACCGCGGAGTCGGATGTCCTGATCGCCGAAGAGGTCGCCCACACCGGTAAGCCCGTCCGGCTCGCGACCGAGTTCGACGTCCCGGGTTCGATCGACAACGTGGAGTTCTTCGCCGGGGTCGCGCGCAATCTCGAGGGCAAGGCGAGCGCGGAGTACTCCGGTGACCACACCTCGTCCATCCGCCGTGAACCCGTCGGCGTCGTCGGGACCATCACGCCGTGGAACTACCCGCTGCAGATGGCGGTGTGGAAGGTCATCCCGGCTCTGGCCGCCGGTTGTGCGGTGGTGCTGAAGCCGGCCGAGATCACGCCGCTGACCACGCTCACGATGGCGCGCATCGCCACCGAGGCCGGACTCCCCGACGGGGTCCTCAACATCGTCGTCGGCACCGGTCCGGACGCCGGGGCCCATCTGGCCGGGCATCCGGGTGTCGACATGGTGACCTTCACCGGTTCGAGCGCGGTCGGCCGGCAGGTGATGGCGCAGGCCGCCACCACCGGGGCGCGCATCCAGCTGGAACTCGGCGGCAAGGCGCCGTTCGTCGTCTTCGACGACGCCGACCTGCAGGCCGCGATCCACGGTGCGGTCGCGGGCTCGATCATCAACGGCGGGCAGGACTGCACCGCGGCGACCCGGGCGATCGTCGCCCCCGCCCTCTACGACGACTTCGTCGACGGTGTCGCCGACCTCATGTCGAGCGTCGTCATCGGCGATCCGACCGATCCGGCAACCGATCTGGGTTCGTTGATCTCCCGGCGCCATCGCGAGAAGGTGGCCGGAATGGTCGACCGTGCGCGCGAAGCCGGCGCGCGGGTGGTCACCGGCGGAACGGTGCCCGACGGTCCGGGTGCCTTCTACCCGCCCACGCTCGTGGCCGATGTCGCCGAGGACTCGGAGATCTACCGCGACGAGGTGTTCGGACCGGTGCTCACGGTCAGCCGCTTCACCGACGACGACGACGCGATCCGCCGCGCGAACGACACGCCGTATGGCCTCGCGGCGTCGGCGTGGACACGCGATGTCTATCGCGCACAACGTGCTTCGCGGAAGATCCGGGCCGGATGCGTCTGGATCAACGACCACATCCCGATCATCAGCGAGATGCCGCACGGCGGCTACGGCGCCTCCGGCTTCGGCAAGGACATGTCGACCTACTCCCTCGACGAGTACCTGCAGATCAAACACGTCATGAGCGATCTGCACGGCGTCGCCGAAAAGGAATGGCACCGAACGATCTTCACTTTGGGCGATTCGAAGGGGTGA
- a CDS encoding Lrp/AsnC family transcriptional regulator, with amino-acid sequence MADPASTPLDATAKKIIELLQTDGRSSYASIGKIVGLSEAAVRNRVQKLSESGLMQIVAVTDPLKLGFARQAMIGIRCVGDTQALAERLAEHPEIDYVLLTAGSFDVMIEVVSEDDDHLLEILNKKVRVHPEVVGTETLVYLKLVKQQYNWGTR; translated from the coding sequence GTGGCCGACCCTGCATCCACACCGCTGGACGCAACCGCGAAGAAGATCATCGAACTGCTTCAGACCGATGGTCGGAGCAGTTATGCCTCCATCGGAAAGATCGTGGGACTTTCCGAGGCCGCCGTCCGCAATCGCGTGCAGAAGCTCAGCGAGAGCGGCCTCATGCAGATCGTCGCGGTCACCGATCCCCTCAAACTCGGGTTCGCCCGGCAGGCGATGATCGGAATCCGATGCGTCGGCGACACCCAGGCACTGGCCGAGCGGCTCGCGGAACATCCCGAGATCGACTACGTCCTGCTGACCGCGGGGTCCTTCGACGTCATGATCGAGGTCGTGTCCGAGGACGACGACCATCTGCTGGAGATCCTGAACAAGAAGGTGCGCGTGCACCCGGAGGTCGTCGGTACCGAGACCCTCGTCTACCTCAAACTCGTCAAACAGCAATACAACTGGGGAACACGATGA
- a CDS encoding aspartate aminotransferase family protein, whose translation MTLTAPSTPPNSAESLGARSAAHLWGHFARHGDAITPPVITRGEGVRIYDDQGRSYLDGLAGLFVVQAGHGREELAEAAAKQAKELAFFPLWSYATPPAIELAERLAAYAPGDLNRVFFTTGGGEAVESAWKLAKQYFKLVGKPGKHKVISRAVAYHGTPQGALAITGVPALKEAFEPLTPGAFRVPNTNIYRAGDGMSEDPKKFGRWAADRIAEAIEFEGPDTVAAVFLEPVQNAGGCFPPPPGYFERVREICDEYDVLLVSDEVICAFGRIGSMFACEDFGYVPDIITCAKGMTSGYSPNGAMIASDRLFEPFRDGTTTFAHGYTFGGHPVSAAVALANLDIFEREGLNDHVKTQAPAFRATLEKLYDLPIVGDVRGEGFFYGIELVKDKATKETFTAAESERILRGFLSTALFDAGLYCRADDRGDPVVQLAPPLIAGQAEFDEIEQILRSVLGEAYSLL comes from the coding sequence ATGACACTGACCGCACCCTCGACACCCCCGAACTCCGCCGAGTCGCTCGGCGCGCGCAGCGCGGCTCATCTCTGGGGCCACTTCGCCCGGCACGGCGACGCCATCACCCCGCCGGTGATCACCCGCGGCGAAGGCGTCCGGATCTACGACGATCAGGGACGCAGCTATCTCGACGGCCTCGCCGGCCTCTTCGTCGTGCAGGCGGGCCACGGACGCGAGGAGCTGGCCGAAGCAGCGGCAAAACAGGCCAAGGAACTCGCCTTCTTCCCCCTGTGGTCGTATGCGACGCCACCTGCCATCGAACTCGCGGAGCGACTCGCCGCCTACGCCCCCGGCGATCTCAACCGCGTCTTCTTCACCACCGGCGGCGGCGAGGCCGTCGAGAGTGCCTGGAAACTGGCCAAGCAGTACTTCAAGCTCGTCGGCAAACCCGGTAAGCACAAGGTCATCTCGCGGGCGGTCGCCTACCACGGCACCCCGCAGGGCGCACTGGCCATCACCGGCGTGCCGGCGCTCAAGGAAGCCTTCGAACCGTTGACGCCCGGCGCGTTCCGGGTGCCGAACACCAACATCTACCGAGCCGGCGACGGTATGTCCGAGGACCCGAAGAAGTTCGGGCGCTGGGCCGCCGACCGCATCGCCGAGGCGATCGAGTTCGAAGGCCCCGACACCGTGGCCGCCGTCTTCCTCGAGCCGGTCCAGAATGCGGGCGGCTGCTTCCCGCCGCCGCCCGGCTACTTCGAGCGGGTGCGCGAGATCTGCGACGAGTACGACGTCCTACTCGTCTCCGACGAGGTGATCTGCGCGTTCGGTCGCATCGGGTCGATGTTCGCCTGCGAGGACTTCGGCTACGTCCCCGACATCATCACCTGCGCCAAGGGCATGACGTCGGGCTACTCCCCCAACGGCGCGATGATCGCCAGCGACCGGCTCTTCGAACCGTTCCGCGACGGCACGACGACCTTCGCCCACGGCTACACCTTCGGCGGTCACCCGGTGTCGGCGGCGGTCGCGCTGGCCAACCTCGACATCTTCGAGCGCGAAGGCCTCAACGACCACGTCAAGACGCAGGCGCCGGCGTTCCGGGCGACACTCGAGAAGCTGTACGACCTGCCGATCGTCGGTGACGTCCGCGGCGAGGGCTTCTTCTATGGAATCGAACTCGTGAAGGACAAGGCCACCAAGGAGACCTTCACGGCGGCCGAGTCCGAGCGCATCCTGCGCGGATTCCTCTCCACCGCACTGTTCGACGCCGGGCTCTACTGCCGCGCCGACGATCGCGGCGACCCCGTCGTCCAGCTCGCGCCGCCGCTCATCGCGGGTCAGGCCGAGTTCGACGAGATCGAGCAGATCCTCCGATCGGTCCTGGGCGAGGCGTACTCGCTGCTGTAG
- a CDS encoding D-alanyl-D-alanine carboxypeptidase family protein encodes MTSGWTRRTASALVAALLCALLCVISLGPAGVGRAGAVPVPTGPSPVFTTPVTDHCPHKVGTPPAVDESEVVAPGSTTPPSLPVPTPAIGGDDLSYCGVVADPAAGPVPPRLTSAGWLIADLDSGHVLAAKDPHGRYRPASTIKVLLALIVLDELDLDATVVPTAEDWSTEGDSCGMGPGGHYTVRDLLTGLVMVSGNDCANALARELGGVETTLEKMNERARELGAADTRAASPSGLDAAGMSSSPYDLALIFRAAMAQETFRELIAKPTFRFPGYPRRPDVPGDKDHPAYDMYSSNRLLVDGYPGMLGGKTGYTDDARKTFVGAAERDGRRILIVQMFGLSVEGDMYSDQAREMFEYGFRTGPDVTVGRLVEPTGDEAAEPPARRAASSSDSHLASSGSDTASPMSVRVLIGLVSALAAVILLLLGLRLFGRR; translated from the coding sequence GTGACCTCGGGGTGGACTCGCCGGACCGCATCGGCACTCGTCGCCGCTCTGTTGTGCGCCCTCCTGTGCGTGATCTCCCTCGGCCCGGCCGGTGTCGGACGAGCCGGGGCCGTTCCCGTCCCGACCGGCCCGTCGCCGGTCTTCACGACGCCGGTCACCGATCACTGTCCCCACAAGGTCGGCACGCCGCCGGCAGTCGACGAATCCGAGGTCGTCGCACCGGGTTCGACGACCCCGCCCTCGCTGCCGGTCCCCACACCCGCGATCGGCGGCGACGATCTGTCCTACTGCGGCGTCGTCGCCGATCCCGCCGCGGGTCCCGTTCCGCCGCGGCTGACCTCGGCCGGATGGCTGATCGCCGATCTCGACTCCGGCCACGTCCTGGCGGCCAAGGATCCCCACGGGCGGTACCGACCCGCGTCGACGATCAAGGTGTTGCTCGCGCTCATCGTCCTCGACGAACTGGACCTCGACGCGACGGTCGTCCCGACCGCGGAGGACTGGAGCACCGAGGGCGACTCGTGCGGGATGGGTCCGGGCGGCCACTACACCGTCCGCGACCTGCTGACCGGACTGGTCATGGTGTCGGGGAACGACTGCGCCAACGCACTCGCCCGCGAACTGGGTGGCGTGGAGACCACTCTGGAGAAGATGAACGAGCGCGCCCGCGAACTGGGCGCCGCCGACACCCGCGCGGCGAGCCCGTCCGGCCTCGATGCCGCCGGAATGTCCTCCTCACCGTACGATCTCGCACTGATCTTCCGAGCAGCCATGGCGCAGGAGACCTTTCGGGAGCTGATCGCGAAACCGACCTTCCGGTTCCCCGGCTACCCGCGCCGTCCTGATGTGCCCGGCGACAAAGACCATCCGGCCTACGACATGTACAGCAGCAATCGTCTTCTCGTGGACGGGTATCCGGGGATGCTGGGCGGCAAGACCGGCTACACCGACGACGCCCGCAAGACCTTCGTCGGCGCAGCCGAACGCGACGGGCGCCGCATCCTGATCGTGCAGATGTTCGGCTTGTCGGTGGAGGGCGACATGTACTCGGACCAGGCACGGGAGATGTTCGAATACGGCTTCCGTACCGGCCCGGACGTCACCGTCGGACGTCTCGTCGAGCCGACCGGCGACGAGGCCGCGGAACCGCCTGCGCGGCGAGCTGCGTCGTCGTCGGACTCACACCTGGCGAGTTCTGGTTCCGACACCGCTTCCCCGATGTCGGTGCGCGTCCTGATCGGTCTGGTGTCCGCGCTGGCCGCAGTGATCCTGCTCCTGTTGGGCCTCAGGCTCTTCGGGCGCAGGTGA
- a CDS encoding 3,4-dihydroxy-2-butanone-4-phosphate synthase, translated as MTSVVLNRASVLHAVASIREGRAVVVIDDMSPIHHSALVLAAEHATTELIAGVTESEGFARRHGLSAIRLSAG; from the coding sequence ATGACGTCGGTGGTGCTCAACCGGGCCTCGGTGCTGCACGCGGTGGCGTCGATCCGCGAAGGTCGCGCGGTGGTCGTCATCGACGACATGTCACCGATACACCACAGTGCGCTCGTGCTTGCTGCCGAGCACGCGACCACAGAGTTGATCGCCGGTGTGACGGAGTCCGAAGGCTTCGCCCGACGACATGGTCTGAGTGCGATCCGACTGTCGGCCGGGTAG
- a CDS encoding PDR/VanB family oxidoreductase → MTQTSVVKGPVAIASDDAQWVGVVVSDVRSVGIGVVSLSLEADDGTALPDFSPGAHIDLDLGDDLVRQYSLCGLRGEPTWRIAVLRERESRGGSERAHRLSCGDRVRVRGPRNHFPLDDADEYLFIAGGIGVTPILPMLRDAEERGVPWSLHYGGRTRDSMAFAEELAGYGDKVVLYPQDEVGPLDLTRVLGEPREGVGVYCCGPEGLLTAIESETADWPRETLHTERFSPAEPVGPRIGDASFVVECQMSGVKVTVAEDETILEAVERTGGVIVSSSCREGTCGTCETTVLDGVPDHRDSVLTDDEREAGDVIMTCVSRARTARLVLDL, encoded by the coding sequence ATGACACAGACTTCCGTGGTCAAAGGCCCGGTCGCCATCGCGTCGGACGATGCGCAGTGGGTCGGAGTGGTTGTGAGCGACGTGCGCTCCGTGGGCATCGGGGTGGTGAGTCTGTCGTTGGAAGCGGATGACGGGACCGCGCTGCCGGACTTCTCGCCGGGCGCCCACATCGACCTCGACCTCGGCGACGACCTCGTTCGGCAGTACTCGCTGTGCGGCTTGCGCGGCGAGCCGACATGGCGCATCGCAGTCCTGCGGGAACGCGAGAGCCGTGGCGGCTCCGAACGTGCGCACCGACTTTCCTGCGGCGACCGAGTCCGGGTTCGAGGACCGCGCAACCACTTCCCGCTCGACGATGCCGACGAGTACCTGTTCATCGCTGGAGGGATCGGGGTGACGCCGATTCTGCCGATGCTCCGCGACGCCGAGGAGCGGGGTGTCCCATGGTCGCTGCACTATGGCGGACGTACGCGGGATTCGATGGCTTTCGCAGAGGAACTCGCCGGGTACGGCGACAAGGTCGTCCTGTACCCACAGGACGAGGTCGGCCCATTGGACCTGACGCGGGTTCTCGGTGAACCGCGAGAGGGCGTCGGCGTGTACTGCTGCGGACCGGAGGGGCTCCTGACGGCCATCGAATCGGAAACGGCCGATTGGCCGCGCGAGACTCTGCACACTGAGCGCTTCAGCCCGGCCGAGCCGGTGGGGCCGCGCATCGGTGACGCGTCCTTCGTGGTCGAGTGTCAGATGTCCGGGGTGAAAGTGACTGTCGCGGAGGACGAAACGATCCTCGAAGCGGTCGAGCGGACCGGCGGGGTGATCGTCTCCTCCTCCTGCCGGGAGGGAACCTGCGGAACATGCGAGACCACCGTCCTCGACGGCGTACCGGATCACCGGGATTCCGTGCTCACCGACGACGAGCGCGAAGCCGGGGACGTGATCATGACCTGCGTATCCCGGGCCCGTACCGCCCGACTGGTACTCGATCTGTGA
- a CDS encoding phenylacetate--CoA ligase family protein — MTSSHTIASGPVAGTTDQRPATRRYWDEARETCDPADRERRILERMQHQLRYVYEELPFYRRHYDRHGFRPDAVQSLADFTAKVPVITKKMLVEDQREHPPFGSYTKDFGAGGIARIHGSSGTSGTPTMYAVSRGDWDRAADVHAMAQWCAGVRPDDLVQIGFPFGLFFGGWGVLQGVERIGASVFPLGVTDSEKHIEMIRTLGSTVFSATPSYCIHLLSVAERMGVDLRNSSVRHVLVGGEPGGSLPGTRRIIEEGWGATVADAGSTSEMYPFQTSVGCEAGTGTHLITDEVYTEVVDRNDHNVAISVGERGAVIYTHLWRESQPMIRFAPGDETYLDDTPCVCGRTYPRMPEGVLGRLDDMLVIRGANIYPSAIETALRDIPELGPEFRIHVHTEGALDEIEVHAEVSAGTHEAWQAVDDDRRAEAQAALVGRAEAVLRQRLGIRIVFEPLTPGTLEPTTFKARRVIDARGVRW, encoded by the coding sequence ATGACCTCATCACACACGATCGCCTCCGGGCCGGTCGCCGGCACCACGGACCAGAGGCCGGCGACTCGCCGGTACTGGGACGAGGCCCGTGAGACCTGCGATCCCGCCGACCGCGAACGTCGCATCCTCGAACGGATGCAGCACCAGCTCCGCTACGTCTACGAAGAGCTGCCCTTCTACCGTCGTCACTACGATCGGCACGGGTTCCGGCCCGACGCGGTGCAGTCCCTCGCGGACTTCACCGCCAAGGTACCGGTCATCACCAAGAAGATGCTCGTGGAGGACCAGCGGGAGCACCCGCCGTTCGGTTCGTACACAAAGGATTTCGGTGCCGGCGGCATCGCCCGCATCCACGGCTCGTCGGGGACCTCGGGGACCCCGACAATGTACGCGGTGTCCCGGGGTGACTGGGACCGGGCGGCCGACGTGCACGCCATGGCCCAGTGGTGTGCCGGGGTGCGGCCCGACGACCTCGTACAGATCGGCTTCCCGTTCGGTCTGTTCTTCGGTGGTTGGGGCGTCCTGCAGGGTGTGGAACGTATCGGGGCGTCCGTCTTTCCTCTGGGGGTCACCGACTCCGAGAAGCACATCGAGATGATCCGCACTCTCGGCTCCACGGTGTTCAGCGCGACCCCGTCGTACTGCATACACCTGCTGTCCGTCGCGGAGCGGATGGGTGTCGATCTGCGCAACAGTTCGGTACGGCACGTGCTGGTCGGTGGAGAACCCGGTGGCAGCCTGCCCGGAACCCGACGCATCATCGAAGAGGGCTGGGGCGCAACGGTTGCCGATGCGGGGTCGACGTCGGAGATGTATCCGTTCCAGACCAGCGTCGGATGCGAGGCCGGTACCGGTACCCATCTGATCACCGACGAGGTCTACACCGAGGTCGTCGATCGGAACGATCACAACGTGGCGATCTCGGTCGGCGAGCGGGGTGCGGTGATCTACACGCATCTCTGGCGTGAGTCCCAGCCGATGATCCGCTTCGCGCCCGGAGACGAGACGTATCTCGACGACACTCCCTGCGTCTGCGGACGAACGTACCCGCGCATGCCCGAAGGCGTGCTCGGACGACTCGACGACATGCTCGTCATCCGGGGTGCCAACATCTATCCGAGCGCCATCGAGACAGCGTTGCGCGACATCCCTGAACTCGGACCCGAATTCCGGATTCATGTCCACACCGAAGGTGCACTGGACGAGATCGAAGTCCACGCCGAGGTCTCGGCCGGCACCCATGAGGCCTGGCAGGCGGTGGACGACGACCGACGTGCCGAAGCCCAGGCTGCGCTCGTAGGCCGTGCCGAGGCTGTGCTGAGGCAGCGGCTGGGAATCCGTATTGTGTTTGAGCCCCTCACGCCCGGAACTCTGGAGCCGACCACCTTCAAGGCACGCCGCGTCATCGACGCTCGTGGCGTGCGCTGGTGA
- a CDS encoding LLM class flavin-dependent oxidoreductase yields the protein MRFGLFAMPEHPPIENWSLSYDRDIDEIVLAEKLGFSEFWIGEHHTGGYENVPMPELLLAKASALTSRIRLGTGVINLPYQDPFQVAERMAFLDHLTHGRLEYGFGGGGLPTDQALFQLERSEAAPRTAEALEIIWQLLTSDEPVSYEGVYWKYENRQLQVGPYQEVPPFAIAGLTGTHNYARCGAKGWKALSVYFAPGDNNGYPNAPDLAAHAAALTSAAAENGLDPDVARQNWRITREVYVSDSKDQAMREIREGVHRSYEYLLGLGLGALMKKDENMPDAELTFEWMVEEIPWIIGSPEDCIRQIRELEEVTGGFGTFLINSRDWVTTDKWNRSLELFARYVTPQFTPRENMARRNKLARVALGV from the coding sequence ATGAGGTTTGGTCTGTTCGCGATGCCGGAACATCCTCCGATCGAGAACTGGTCGCTGTCGTATGACCGCGACATCGACGAGATCGTCCTCGCGGAGAAGCTTGGTTTCAGCGAGTTCTGGATCGGCGAGCACCACACCGGCGGTTACGAGAACGTTCCGATGCCGGAATTGCTGCTGGCGAAGGCCTCCGCGCTCACCAGCAGGATTCGACTGGGTACCGGCGTGATCAACCTTCCGTACCAGGACCCGTTCCAGGTGGCCGAACGGATGGCCTTCCTGGACCACCTCACCCACGGCCGCCTGGAGTACGGATTCGGCGGTGGTGGCCTGCCCACCGATCAGGCGCTCTTCCAGCTCGAACGATCCGAGGCCGCGCCGCGCACCGCCGAGGCGCTCGAGATCATCTGGCAGCTGCTGACGTCCGACGAACCGGTGAGTTACGAAGGCGTGTATTGGAAATACGAGAACCGCCAGCTGCAGGTCGGGCCCTATCAAGAGGTCCCCCCGTTCGCCATCGCCGGCCTGACCGGAACCCACAACTACGCCCGCTGTGGCGCCAAGGGCTGGAAGGCGCTCAGCGTCTATTTCGCGCCGGGCGACAACAACGGCTACCCCAACGCCCCCGATCTCGCGGCCCATGCCGCCGCGCTCACCTCCGCAGCGGCGGAGAACGGCCTGGACCCCGATGTCGCGCGTCAGAATTGGCGGATCACTCGCGAGGTCTACGTGTCCGACAGCAAGGACCAGGCCATGAGGGAGATCAGGGAAGGCGTGCACCGGTCGTACGAGTATCTCCTCGGCCTCGGTCTCGGCGCGCTGATGAAGAAGGACGAGAACATGCCCGACGCCGAACTCACCTTCGAGTGGATGGTCGAGGAGATCCCGTGGATCATCGGAAGTCCCGAGGACTGTATCCGGCAGATCCGCGAACTCGAAGAGGTCACCGGCGGTTTCGGGACCTTCCTGATCAACAGTCGTGACTGGGTGACCACGGACAAGTGGAACCGGTCCCTCGAGCTCTTCGCACGCTACGTCACACCGCAGTTCACCCCGCGCGAGAACATGGCTCGTCGCAACAAGCTCGCGCGCGTCGCCCTGGGGGTCTGA